Proteins found in one Pectobacterium atrosepticum genomic segment:
- a CDS encoding gamma carbonic anhydrase family protein: MSAKIFRRYKGISPVLGERVMVDHSSVVIGKVTLGDDVGIWPLVAIRGDVNYITIGARSNIQDGSVLHITHCSEKKPEGNPLIIGEDVTVGHKAMLHGCQIGSRVLVGMGSILLDGVVVEDDVMIGAGSLVPPGKRLEKGHLYVGSPVKKIRPLTQEEIEGLIYSANNYVRWKDEYLAQDNE, encoded by the coding sequence ATGAGTGCAAAAATATTCCGTCGTTATAAGGGTATCTCTCCCGTTTTAGGCGAAAGAGTCATGGTCGATCATTCCAGTGTGGTGATTGGCAAGGTAACACTAGGCGATGATGTCGGTATCTGGCCCCTTGTCGCCATACGCGGTGATGTTAACTACATCACTATTGGTGCCAGGAGTAATATCCAGGATGGATCAGTACTTCATATCACCCACTGTTCAGAGAAAAAACCTGAAGGTAACCCACTTATTATTGGGGAAGATGTCACTGTCGGGCATAAAGCAATGCTGCACGGTTGCCAAATAGGAAGTCGAGTTCTAGTCGGAATGGGGTCAATACTCCTCGATGGAGTCGTTGTTGAGGATGATGTGATGATTGGTGCTGGTAGCTTGGTCCCGCCAGGAAAACGCTTAGAGAAGGGACATCTATACGTTGGCAGCCCAGTGAAGAAAATTCGGCCACTGACACAAGAGGAAATAGAGGGGCTGATTTACTCAGCAAATAACTATGTTCGTTGGAAAGATGAATACCTTGCTCAGGATAATGAGTAA
- a CDS encoding methionyl-tRNA formyltransferase, translated as MSDSLRIIFAGTPDFAARHLDVLLSSGHEVVGVFTQPDRPAGRGNKLTPSPVKVLAEQHSIPVFQPKSLRPAENQAMVEALDADVMVVVAYGLILPQPVLSMPRLGCINVHGSLLPLWRGAAPIQRALWAGDSETGVTIMQMDVGLDTGAMLHKIACPILPQDTSATLYDKLAALGPRGLLETLERLADSSAVAEAQNDAFATYAEKLSKEEARLNWLLSAEQLERCIRAFNPWPVSYFIVDEQPVKVWKAEVIAKSHGSQPGTILQADKQGIQVAAADGILNIQELQPAGKKVMSAQDLLNSRREWFVPGNTLN; from the coding sequence GTGTCTGACTCTTTACGTATCATCTTTGCCGGAACCCCTGATTTTGCAGCACGTCACCTTGACGTGCTTTTATCATCAGGGCATGAGGTCGTTGGCGTTTTCACACAGCCTGACCGACCAGCCGGAAGAGGTAACAAGCTCACGCCAAGCCCGGTAAAAGTACTGGCAGAGCAACATAGCATCCCCGTTTTCCAGCCTAAATCTCTGCGACCAGCAGAAAATCAGGCGATGGTTGAAGCGTTAGATGCCGATGTTATGGTTGTTGTCGCTTACGGATTAATTTTGCCGCAGCCCGTGCTATCCATGCCTCGCCTTGGCTGTATTAATGTACACGGTTCTCTACTGCCTCTCTGGCGTGGAGCTGCACCGATACAACGTGCATTGTGGGCTGGGGATAGTGAAACGGGCGTGACGATCATGCAAATGGACGTTGGACTCGATACTGGCGCTATGCTACACAAAATTGCGTGCCCCATCCTGCCACAGGATACTAGCGCAACGCTATACGACAAACTTGCTGCACTAGGGCCGCGTGGCTTATTGGAAACGCTGGAACGGCTTGCAGATAGCAGCGCTGTCGCTGAAGCGCAAAACGATGCCTTTGCCACCTATGCAGAAAAGCTCAGCAAAGAAGAAGCACGTCTAAACTGGCTGTTATCTGCCGAGCAGCTTGAGCGCTGTATTCGTGCTTTTAATCCTTGGCCAGTCAGCTATTTCATCGTGGATGAACAACCGGTGAAAGTCTGGAAAGCTGAGGTCATCGCCAAATCACATGGCTCACAGCCAGGCACAATCTTACAGGCAGATAAGCAGGGTATTCAGGTAGCAGCCGCCGATGGCATTTTGAATATTCAGGAATTACAGCCGGCAGGCAAAAAAGTAATGAGTGCGCAGGATCTGCTTAACTCGCGTCGTGAGTGGTTCGTTCCCGGTAATACACTGAACTAA
- a CDS encoding DUF1488 domain-containing protein — translation MNQAIQFPDRESWDDKIMAIRFPVLVNGFQQECLITAERLQRRYGGDSPEQWLALFRVHRWDLEDELEKMILAEEWDDEGYYSLS, via the coding sequence ATGAATCAGGCGATCCAGTTCCCAGATCGTGAAAGTTGGGATGATAAGATCATGGCGATCCGATTTCCTGTTTTGGTAAATGGTTTTCAGCAAGAGTGCCTTATAACTGCGGAACGTCTTCAGCGCCGTTATGGCGGTGATAGCCCCGAACAGTGGCTGGCGCTGTTCAGGGTACATCGATGGGATCTTGAAGATGAATTGGAAAAAATGATTCTTGCTGAAGAATGGGATGATGAGGGCTATTACTCATTATCCTGA
- a CDS encoding shikimate dehydrogenase, with translation MSEVTSFAVFGNPIAHSKSPRIHELFAAQTGITLTYQRVLAPLDNFEQMLRQYFHDGAGGANVTAPFKERAFAEADERSECAALAGAVNTLKRLSDGRLYGDNTDGIGLLSDLQRLALVKPLDRVLLVGAGGAARGVIQPLLASGCTVVLTNRTFFKAEALAKIFCDIGDIQATALDGLHGQSFDLIINATSSGMYDSIPNLPAELISPETSCYDMFYLPQLTPFLSWCVQQGAIHYADGLGMLVGQAAHAFKLWHGVMPDVEPVIDLLKQDLAK, from the coding sequence GTGTCTGAAGTAACGTCTTTTGCGGTTTTTGGCAATCCGATTGCACATAGTAAATCACCTCGCATACACGAGCTATTTGCGGCGCAAACGGGGATAACGTTGACGTACCAGCGTGTGTTAGCGCCTTTGGATAATTTTGAGCAGATGCTGCGCCAGTATTTTCACGATGGTGCTGGTGGCGCGAATGTAACTGCGCCCTTTAAAGAGCGAGCTTTTGCTGAAGCCGATGAACGCAGCGAATGTGCTGCGCTTGCGGGGGCGGTCAATACATTGAAGAGGCTGAGTGACGGTCGCCTGTATGGTGATAATACTGATGGCATCGGTTTGCTCAGCGATCTGCAACGATTGGCGTTGGTAAAACCTTTGGATCGTGTTTTGCTCGTTGGTGCGGGTGGCGCGGCGCGTGGTGTTATCCAACCCCTGCTGGCCTCTGGTTGTACTGTTGTGCTGACCAATAGGACCTTTTTCAAGGCTGAAGCATTAGCTAAAATCTTCTGTGATATTGGTGATATTCAAGCTACTGCTCTTGACGGTCTGCATGGTCAATCTTTCGATCTGATCATTAACGCCACATCTTCTGGGATGTACGACAGCATTCCTAACTTACCGGCAGAACTCATTTCGCCGGAAACGAGCTGTTATGACATGTTTTACTTACCGCAGCTAACGCCCTTTTTGTCATGGTGCGTACAACAGGGGGCTATCCACTATGCAGATGGTTTGGGAATGCTGGTGGGGCAAGCGGCACATGCGTTTAAACTTTGGCATGGTGTGATGCCAGACGTGGAGCCAGTGATTGATCTACTGAAGCAGGATCTCGCTAAATGA
- the dprA gene encoding DNA-protecting protein DprA encodes MLSTEIWLRMTGVRHLGVRRLRAIVRKLIGLNTFDNETLGALGLSDAQIAQFCTYDRRILEDTLNWLSHPNHHIVTCEDALYPFLLSNIRDFPLLLFVSGSPELLASPQISIIGSRGSSAYGERWGCFFAQELAANELTVTSGLAIGIDGIAHRAALDSGGRTIAVLGSGLGNIYPKRHVKLAERICGDGGALVSEFPLAMPPFPTNFPRRNRIISGLGLGVLVIEASIRSGSLVTARYALEQGREVFALPGPIGNPMTEGTHWLIQQGASLVTHPKDILEQLVSELQWLPTESGQTISNEEEDGELPFADVLANVGDEVTPVDVVAERAGQPVPEIVIKLLELELAGWIAAVPGGYVRLRRAGHVRRTHVLV; translated from the coding sequence ATGCTATCAACGGAAATCTGGCTACGCATGACGGGTGTGCGGCACTTGGGTGTCAGGCGCCTTCGAGCTATTGTCAGAAAGCTTATTGGTTTAAATACGTTCGATAACGAGACGTTGGGGGCGTTAGGTCTGTCTGATGCTCAAATAGCACAATTTTGTACCTATGACCGCAGGATCCTAGAAGACACGCTCAACTGGTTGTCTCATCCCAATCATCATATCGTGACGTGCGAAGATGCCCTTTATCCCTTTCTGTTGAGTAACATTCGTGATTTTCCTCTGTTGCTCTTTGTCTCTGGTTCCCCTGAGTTATTGGCATCGCCACAAATATCGATTATTGGTAGCCGGGGTAGCAGTGCTTACGGTGAACGCTGGGGATGTTTTTTCGCTCAGGAACTTGCCGCGAATGAACTCACGGTGACAAGCGGGCTAGCAATTGGCATCGATGGTATTGCTCATCGTGCCGCTTTGGATTCGGGAGGGAGAACAATTGCAGTGCTGGGAAGTGGATTGGGGAATATTTACCCCAAGCGCCACGTCAAGCTTGCTGAGCGTATTTGTGGCGACGGTGGCGCTTTGGTCTCAGAATTCCCCCTCGCTATGCCGCCTTTCCCAACCAACTTCCCTAGAAGAAACCGTATCATTAGCGGGTTAGGGCTGGGTGTCCTGGTCATTGAAGCATCTATCCGCAGTGGGTCGTTGGTTACCGCGCGTTATGCGCTAGAGCAAGGACGGGAAGTTTTTGCTCTGCCGGGGCCTATCGGTAACCCTATGACGGAGGGGACACACTGGTTAATCCAGCAAGGGGCCAGTCTGGTTACACATCCGAAGGATATTCTTGAACAGTTGGTGAGTGAATTACAGTGGCTACCAACGGAAAGCGGGCAAACTATTTCTAACGAAGAAGAGGATGGCGAATTGCCATTTGCCGACGTGTTGGCTAACGTAGGAGATGAGGTTACACCTGTTGACGTTGTCGCTGAACGTGCCGGCCAACCTGTGCCAGAGATAGTCATTAAGCTATTAGAGCTGGAGTTAGCAGGATGGATCGCAGCAGTACCCGGCGGCTATGTCCGATTAAGGAGGGCAGGCCATGTTCGACGTACTCATGTACTTGTTTGA
- a CDS encoding malate synthase A, with the protein MMQQTINGELAFSQRFGEGEKHILTEEAIDYLTELVTHFTPARNQLLAERQVQQRNIDQGKLPDFISETASIRDKAWTIRGIPDDLQDRRVEITGPVERKMVINALNANVKVFMADFEDSLSPGWEKVIDGQINLRDAVRGTISYINETGKIYQLKPNPAVLVCRVRGLHLPEKHVSWQGEAIPGSLFDFALYFFHNYQELLKKGSGPYFYLPKTQSWQEAAWWNDVFCYTEDRFDLPRGTIKATVLIETLPAVFQMDEILYHLRDHIVGLNCGRWDYIFSYIKTLKNHSDRVLPDRQSVTMEKPFLSAYSRLLIKTCHRRGAFAMGGMAAFIPSKDAERNNWVLDKVCKDKELEANNGHDGTWVAHPGLADAVMEVFDRALGERKNQLDISREHDAFIRAEELLEPCPGERTEVGMRANIRVAVQYIEAWISGNGCVPIYGLMEDAATAEISRTSIWQWIRHGKTLSDGRVITKALFRQMLAEEMFVIQEELGDARFSGGRFDEAARLMEQITTQDELIDFLTLPGYALLD; encoded by the coding sequence ATGATGCAGCAGACGATAAACGGAGAGTTGGCGTTTAGTCAGCGTTTTGGCGAAGGTGAGAAGCACATTCTTACGGAGGAGGCGATTGATTACCTAACGGAATTAGTCACGCATTTCACTCCCGCACGTAATCAATTACTTGCTGAACGACAAGTACAGCAGCGCAATATCGATCAGGGTAAGTTGCCTGATTTTATTTCAGAAACGGCTTCCATTCGAGATAAAGCATGGACGATACGCGGCATTCCCGATGACCTTCAGGATCGCCGTGTTGAAATTACCGGCCCAGTTGAGCGCAAGATGGTGATCAACGCATTGAATGCCAATGTGAAGGTTTTCATGGCGGACTTTGAGGATTCACTGTCACCGGGATGGGAAAAGGTGATTGATGGACAAATCAATTTACGTGATGCCGTACGCGGTACGATTTCCTATATCAACGAAACAGGAAAAATCTACCAGCTGAAACCCAATCCTGCTGTATTGGTTTGCCGCGTGCGCGGGTTGCATTTACCTGAAAAACACGTGTCCTGGCAGGGGGAAGCCATTCCCGGCAGCTTGTTTGATTTCGCGCTGTATTTTTTCCACAACTATCAGGAACTGCTGAAGAAAGGTAGCGGCCCTTATTTCTATTTGCCAAAGACTCAGTCATGGCAGGAAGCAGCTTGGTGGAACGATGTCTTCTGCTATACAGAAGATCGCTTTGACCTTCCGCGTGGAACGATCAAAGCAACGGTGTTGATTGAAACGCTGCCTGCTGTTTTCCAGATGGACGAAATCCTCTATCACTTACGCGATCATATTGTTGGGTTAAACTGCGGGCGCTGGGATTATATTTTCAGTTATATCAAAACATTAAAGAACCACAGCGATCGCGTTCTGCCCGATCGTCAGTCGGTAACGATGGAAAAACCTTTCCTTAGTGCTTACTCGCGGCTGTTGATCAAAACCTGCCATCGCCGTGGCGCGTTTGCCATGGGCGGGATGGCGGCGTTCATTCCGAGTAAGGATGCTGAACGTAATAATTGGGTATTGGATAAGGTTTGTAAAGACAAGGAGTTGGAAGCGAATAATGGTCACGATGGCACTTGGGTCGCTCATCCGGGGCTGGCAGATGCCGTGATGGAGGTGTTCGATCGGGCGTTGGGTGAGCGCAAAAATCAGCTTGATATCAGCCGTGAACACGATGCGTTTATCCGTGCTGAGGAATTACTGGAACCCTGTCCGGGAGAGCGCACGGAAGTCGGTATGCGTGCGAATATCCGCGTTGCCGTGCAGTACATCGAAGCGTGGATATCTGGTAATGGCTGCGTCCCGATTTATGGGTTGATGGAAGACGCTGCGACGGCAGAAATTTCCCGAACCTCTATCTGGCAGTGGATTCGTCACGGCAAGACGTTGAGCGATGGTCGTGTGATCACCAAAGCGCTGTTCCGCCAGATGTTGGCCGAAGAGATGTTTGTGATTCAGGAGGAATTAGGTGATGCCCGTTTTAGCGGAGGGCGCTTCGATGAAGCCGCTCGGCTGATGGAACAAATCACCACGCAAGATGAACTGATCGACTTCCTGACGTTACCCGGCTACGCATTGCTTGATTAA
- a CDS encoding DUF494 domain-containing protein, translated as MFDVLMYLFESYIHNETEMRVDQDTLTDDLTRAGFHRNDIYSALSWLEKLADIQEGQTAPLYLASDPLAMRIYTQDEELRLDAECRGFLLFLEQMQVLNLETREMIIERVMALETQEFDLEDLKWVILMVLFNVPGCENAYQQMEELLFEVNDGYVQ; from the coding sequence ATGTTCGACGTACTCATGTACTTGTTTGAAAGTTACATCCACAATGAAACTGAAATGCGTGTCGATCAGGATACGTTAACTGATGACCTCACCCGCGCTGGATTTCATCGTAACGATATCTATAGCGCGTTGAGTTGGCTGGAAAAATTAGCCGATATTCAGGAAGGGCAAACTGCGCCGCTTTATTTGGCGAGCGATCCTCTGGCTATGCGGATCTATACGCAGGATGAAGAGTTACGTCTTGATGCGGAATGTCGTGGTTTTTTATTGTTTCTTGAGCAAATGCAGGTTCTGAATCTTGAAACGCGGGAAATGATTATTGAACGCGTTATGGCATTGGAAACGCAGGAGTTTGATCTGGAAGATCTAAAGTGGGTCATTCTCATGGTGCTTTTCAATGTGCCAGGTTGTGAGAATGCCTATCAGCAAATGGAAGAATTACTCTTTGAGGTCAATGACGGTTATGTGCAATAG
- the rsmB gene encoding 16S rRNA (cytosine(967)-C(5))-methyltransferase RsmB, translating into MKSSYNLRSIAAKVVGQVLDQGQSLSALLPIHQRDVSDKDRALLQELCFGVLRVLPQLEWCIQQLMAKPLTGKQRTLHYLIMVGIYQLHYTRIPPHAALAETVEGAVALKRPQLKGLINGVLRQFQRQQEELLQREATHSSHYLHPSWLLARIEHAYPNNWRGIVEANNQRPPMWLRVNRLHHTREAYLNLLMQGGIEAFPHTEYSDAIRLASPCAVDQLPGFSQGWATVQDASAQGCVYWLDPQDGEQILDLCAAPGGKTTHILEAAPKSHVLAVDVDETRLGRVKENLLRLQMHAEVKQGDGRYPDSWCEARVFDRILLDAPCSATGVIRRHPDIKWLRRDRDIEELVALQKEILDAIWPHLKTGGTMVYATCSILPQENTQQVTGFLSRHADAALVDTGTSEIPGIQILPHADSGDGFFYAKLVKN; encoded by the coding sequence ATGAAAAGCTCATACAACCTACGCAGTATTGCCGCAAAAGTGGTGGGACAAGTTCTGGATCAGGGGCAATCGCTCAGCGCCTTATTGCCTATTCATCAGCGTGACGTTTCCGATAAAGATCGCGCGCTTTTACAAGAGCTTTGCTTCGGCGTATTACGCGTGTTACCGCAGTTGGAATGGTGTATCCAACAACTAATGGCTAAACCCCTGACGGGCAAACAACGCACGTTGCATTACCTCATCATGGTAGGTATCTACCAACTGCACTATACGCGGATCCCGCCACACGCTGCTCTGGCAGAAACAGTAGAAGGTGCCGTGGCGTTAAAAAGGCCACAACTCAAGGGACTGATTAACGGCGTATTACGCCAATTCCAGCGCCAGCAGGAAGAACTCCTTCAGCGTGAGGCAACTCACTCATCTCACTACCTGCACCCAAGCTGGCTGTTGGCACGCATTGAACATGCTTATCCAAATAACTGGCGAGGCATCGTTGAGGCAAATAATCAACGTCCTCCGATGTGGCTACGCGTGAATCGGTTACACCATACGCGAGAAGCGTACTTAAACTTGTTGATGCAAGGGGGAATTGAAGCATTTCCTCATACCGAATACAGCGATGCGATACGGCTTGCTTCTCCATGTGCCGTCGATCAATTGCCAGGATTTTCACAAGGGTGGGCAACCGTACAGGATGCTTCAGCCCAAGGCTGCGTCTATTGGCTTGATCCACAAGATGGTGAGCAGATCCTCGATCTCTGCGCCGCTCCCGGTGGAAAAACGACACACATTTTAGAGGCAGCACCAAAATCTCATGTGCTCGCTGTCGATGTTGATGAAACACGTTTAGGCCGAGTAAAAGAAAATTTACTTCGGCTACAAATGCATGCTGAAGTCAAACAAGGCGATGGACGTTACCCCGACTCATGGTGTGAAGCGCGTGTATTTGATCGCATTCTGTTGGACGCCCCTTGTTCCGCTACTGGCGTGATTCGTCGTCATCCTGATATTAAATGGCTACGCCGAGACAGAGACATCGAAGAATTAGTTGCACTGCAAAAAGAGATTCTTGATGCCATTTGGCCACACCTCAAAACAGGCGGCACGATGGTTTATGCTACCTGCTCAATTCTGCCGCAAGAAAATACTCAACAAGTTACGGGTTTCCTGTCTCGCCATGCCGATGCCGCGCTTGTTGATACCGGTACAAGTGAAATACCGGGTATACAAATTCTCCCCCATGCTGATAGTGGTGATGGTTTCTTTTATGCGAAGCTGGTAAAAAACTGA
- a CDS encoding homoserine O-succinyltransferase, with product MPIRVPDELPAVNFLRNENVFVMTSSRAKTQEIRPLKVLVLNLMPKKIETENQFLRLLSNSPLQIDIQLLRIDSRESKNTPTEHLNNFYCNFDDIQDENFDGLIVTGAPLGLVDFCDVVYWPQIARVIEWAKEHVTSTLFVCWAVQAALNILYGIPKMTRKEKLSGVYLHQTLQPHALLTRGFDETFLAPHSRYADFPADVIRQHTDLDILVASEQAGAYLFASKDKRLAFVTGHPEYDVLTLAGEFFRDCDAGLDPTVPVNYFPDDNPELEPKASWRSHGHLLFVNWLNYYVYQITPYDLRKMNPTLD from the coding sequence ATGCCAATTCGGGTTCCTGATGAGTTACCAGCCGTTAATTTTCTGCGTAATGAGAACGTCTTTGTTATGACATCCTCGCGCGCTAAAACGCAGGAAATTCGCCCACTTAAAGTGCTGGTTCTGAACCTGATGCCTAAGAAGATTGAGACTGAAAACCAGTTTCTGCGTCTGTTGTCCAATTCTCCCCTACAGATCGATATCCAACTGCTACGTATCGACAGCCGTGAATCAAAGAATACACCAACCGAGCATTTGAATAATTTCTACTGTAATTTCGACGATATCCAGGACGAAAACTTTGATGGCTTGATTGTTACTGGCGCCCCGCTGGGGTTAGTCGATTTCTGTGATGTTGTTTATTGGCCGCAGATCGCGCGTGTTATCGAATGGGCAAAAGAGCATGTTACATCCACATTATTCGTGTGTTGGGCTGTACAGGCTGCTCTCAATATCCTCTACGGTATTCCCAAGATGACTCGGAAGGAAAAGCTGTCCGGTGTTTACTTGCATCAAACGTTACAACCCCATGCTTTGCTGACCCGCGGCTTTGATGAAACGTTCCTGGCTCCACATTCTCGCTATGCAGATTTTCCGGCTGATGTGATTCGGCAGCATACGGATTTGGATATTCTGGTTGCGTCGGAGCAGGCCGGTGCTTACCTGTTTGCCAGTAAAGATAAACGTCTGGCGTTCGTTACTGGGCATCCCGAATATGACGTTCTGACGCTGGCAGGAGAGTTTTTCCGTGATTGTGATGCTGGGTTGGATCCGACCGTTCCGGTTAACTATTTCCCGGATGACAATCCTGAACTGGAACCGAAAGCGAGCTGGCGTAGCCATGGGCATCTGCTTTTTGTTAACTGGCTGAATTACTATGTTTATCAGATTACGCCTTACGATTTGCGCAAAATGAATCCTACGCTGGACTAA
- a CDS encoding peptide deformylase, producing the protein MSVLQVLHFPDERLRITAQPVKEVNADIQRIVDDMFDTMYEEEGIGLAATQVDIHQRIIVIDVSEERDQRLVLINPELIEKSGDTGIEEGCLSIPETRALVPRAEHVKVRALDREGKAFELEASELLAICIQHEMDHLVGKLFIDYLSPLKRQRIRQKLEKLAKQNSRT; encoded by the coding sequence ATGTCAGTTTTGCAGGTATTACATTTTCCAGACGAGCGGCTCCGCATCACTGCGCAACCCGTAAAAGAAGTCAATGCAGACATTCAACGTATCGTGGATGATATGTTCGATACCATGTACGAAGAAGAAGGTATTGGCCTAGCCGCGACACAAGTGGACATTCATCAGCGCATTATTGTTATTGACGTCTCTGAAGAGCGGGACCAACGACTGGTGCTAATCAATCCCGAGCTGATTGAAAAGAGCGGCGATACGGGCATCGAAGAAGGTTGTTTGTCGATCCCTGAAACCCGAGCGCTAGTTCCTCGAGCAGAGCATGTGAAAGTGCGCGCATTGGATCGTGAAGGTAAAGCGTTCGAACTTGAAGCAAGCGAACTGCTTGCCATTTGCATTCAGCATGAAATGGACCACCTGGTTGGGAAATTGTTTATCGATTACCTTTCCCCTCTGAAACGCCAGCGCATTCGTCAAAAACTGGAAAAGCTGGCTAAGCAAAATAGCCGGACCTGA
- the tsaC gene encoding L-threonylcarbamoyladenylate synthase type 1 TsaC has translation MVKPALFAEKKLEICPDCGSELVIRSGRHGPFLGCSAYPECEFIRPLKAQADGHIVKVLDGQQCPLCQSTLVLRQGRYGMFIGCGNYPECHHTETIDRPDETAIRCPQCNEGTLLQRKSRYGKVFHSCDRYPYCQFTLNHKPIAGECPSCHYALLFEKNTAQGTKLFCASKLCGKPIAAEVDKNDDVSDELMIPVLRELHNEQVIAYPTEAVFGLGCDPDSEVAVNRLLALKQRPWQKGLILIAANFSQLVPYINDSALSDEQKAMMFSTWPGPVTWVLPAKPTTPQWLTGQFSSLAVRVSDHPLVKELCQHYGKPLVSTSANLSGQPPCRTAQEVSLQFGGDFPVLVGDVGGRMNPSEIRDVLTGELIRQG, from the coding sequence ATGGTTAAGCCTGCACTGTTTGCTGAAAAAAAACTGGAAATATGTCCAGACTGTGGGTCAGAGCTGGTTATCCGTTCTGGTCGGCATGGCCCATTCCTTGGCTGTTCTGCGTATCCAGAGTGTGAGTTTATTCGCCCGCTGAAGGCGCAAGCGGATGGGCATATCGTCAAGGTGTTAGATGGGCAGCAATGTCCGCTTTGTCAGTCGACATTGGTACTACGGCAAGGCCGCTATGGAATGTTCATCGGCTGTGGCAATTACCCTGAATGCCACCATACCGAGACTATCGATCGTCCTGATGAAACGGCGATTCGATGCCCACAGTGCAATGAAGGCACGCTGTTACAGCGTAAATCTCGCTACGGCAAGGTATTTCATTCTTGCGATCGCTATCCTTATTGCCAGTTTACGTTAAACCATAAGCCGATAGCGGGTGAATGCCCTTCTTGCCATTACGCTTTATTGTTTGAGAAAAATACGGCACAAGGCACTAAGCTATTTTGTGCGAGTAAATTATGTGGAAAACCGATAGCGGCAGAAGTTGATAAGAATGATGACGTGTCTGATGAACTAATGATTCCCGTTTTGCGGGAATTACATAATGAGCAGGTTATTGCGTACCCGACTGAAGCGGTATTTGGATTGGGGTGCGATCCTGATAGTGAGGTGGCAGTTAATCGCCTGCTGGCGTTAAAACAACGCCCTTGGCAAAAAGGGCTGATCCTTATTGCGGCAAATTTTAGCCAATTGGTGCCTTACATTAATGACAGCGCGTTATCCGATGAGCAGAAGGCGATGATGTTTTCTACATGGCCAGGTCCGGTTACTTGGGTATTACCTGCAAAACCTACGACACCGCAGTGGTTAACGGGGCAATTTTCTTCGCTTGCGGTACGCGTTAGTGATCACCCATTAGTTAAGGAACTGTGCCAGCACTACGGTAAACCGTTGGTGTCGACAAGTGCCAATTTAAGCGGTCAGCCTCCTTGCCGCACTGCTCAGGAAGTGTCTCTGCAGTTTGGTGGTGATTTCCCTGTGCTAGTTGGGGACGTCGGTGGAAGAATGAATCCATCAGAAATCAGGGATGTATTAACAGGCGAGCTCATTCGTCAGGGGTAA